The window TCTTTGCAAAATCTCATTGAGCTGTTCTTCGCTATACATTCTATGCTTGCCTTTTGTTACATAAGCGGGTTTTAGCTTTCCTTGCTTATCCCACTTACGCAATTTCTGGACTGCAGAGCCTATAAGTTTTGAAAACTCAGTAATGTTAAATATACGGTTATATCATAATACAAAATACTAAAAAGCCAAGAGAAAAATTCATAATTTCTGATAATTAAACAGATTTGTTGTAACTGTTAAGAGCCTTTCACCTAACAAAAAAATTGTATAATTAAAAAAATATTTTAGGCCCACTAAATTAAATAAAACTGATCATTATAATTTAAAATATTTTAAAAATTTTATATTTAAATTTCCATCAAAATTAATTTGTTCAAAAAAATACCTACAGTTTAAAATTGTATAATAATAACTTTTTGAAGTAAAATAAAAGTTATTTATATTTATCTATGCAAAAGTTTTATATTAACTTAAATTTTTGTTTTATGATATATAAAATCAGATTACAAATTCACTACTAAGCGAGGTGTATGTTATGTTAATAAATCCAAGCACAAAGATTACGATCCTTGTTGACAACATAATTCTTTCATCTAGTCCAGCAAATCTTCTTGCAGAACATGGATTTAGTGCGCTAATTGAAACTGAGAAAGAAACCTTCTTGTACGACACAGGCTCTAGTGGCTTTGCCCTTCTAAACAACGCCCACAGATTAAAAAAGGATCTAAGCAATGTAGATGCAATAATTCTCTCCCACAACCACAGCGATCATACAGGAGGGCTCCTTACCCTACTTGATTATCTAAGAAAAGATATAAAAATTTATGCCCACAAGAATATTTTCAAAAAAACCTTTTCATCAAAGACAAAAAAGACTACTTTTATAGGAATACCCTTTGCTAAGGATATACTTGAGTCTCTTGGCGCAAACTTCCTATTCTTAGAATCCCCAATCGAAATTAAAGAAAATATCTTTCTATCCTATCAAGTAGATACCTCAAATAATTTTGAAATAACTGACCAAAAACTCTTAAAGCTTGATACAGATGCCCATCTTGTGCCAGATACATTTGAAGAGGATATGAGCATATATTTCAAGAGCAACGATAAATTATCTGTACTGACAGGATGTGCCCACAAGGGAATAATAAATATCATTGAACAGGGCAAAAAGATAACAGGGTGTAAGAAATTGGATGCCGTTATTGGAGGTTCTCACCTTGGACCGGCATCGAAAGAACAACAAGACCAGACGATTGATGCCCTGAAAATCTTAGATCCAGAAAGAGTTGCCTTTGTACACTGCACAGGACTTCAGATGATCTCAAGGTGTGCAAACGAACTAAAAGAGAAATTTGTATTTTCAGGCGTTGGCTCAACTTTCGAGGT is drawn from Thermodesulfobium sp. 4217-1 and contains these coding sequences:
- a CDS encoding MBL fold metallo-hydrolase gives rise to the protein MLINPSTKITILVDNIILSSSPANLLAEHGFSALIETEKETFLYDTGSSGFALLNNAHRLKKDLSNVDAIILSHNHSDHTGGLLTLLDYLRKDIKIYAHKNIFKKTFSSKTKKTTFIGIPFAKDILESLGANFLFLESPIEIKENIFLSYQVDTSNNFEITDQKLLKLDTDAHLVPDTFEEDMSIYFKSNDKLSVLTGCAHKGIINIIEQGKKITGCKKLDAVIGGSHLGPASKEQQDQTIDALKILDPERVAFVHCTGLQMISRCANELKEKFVFSGVGSTFEV